The following are encoded in a window of Pseudomonas sp. JQ170C genomic DNA:
- a CDS encoding OmpA family protein yields MSSHKTLALALCLTMTGCAQHSQNGAADGGLNWWPFGSDKVADKEVKQVVTEKVVKADAKSESSSRWWWPFGDSAKSNTAAVPKIDHKATQAWLDNYEPRLREAIKDSKFEVERREDVLIVTVPVDSSYNPDRPAMLLPVTLGPITRVAKAIETDKQTAVLVLGHADTSGAAALNQKLSQERAQSIAAIFRLSGLERDRLNLRGMGSEMPRAANDSVEGRALNRRVEMVLTPQNTMIALLAKYKQPTPSPAALVAVQDAKAPVKAAVKPAAKAPAKAASTAKKAATTKTAAAKKKAPAAKPAAKKPAPTAKKVAANTSPAKTN; encoded by the coding sequence ATGTCTTCACATAAAACCTTAGCCCTTGCCCTGTGCCTGACCATGACCGGTTGCGCGCAGCACTCTCAAAATGGCGCAGCGGATGGCGGGCTCAACTGGTGGCCCTTTGGCTCGGACAAGGTTGCCGACAAGGAAGTGAAGCAAGTAGTCACCGAGAAAGTGGTCAAGGCCGATGCCAAGTCGGAAAGCAGCAGCCGCTGGTGGTGGCCGTTCGGCGACAGCGCCAAGAGCAACACCGCTGCCGTACCGAAGATCGACCACAAGGCCACCCAGGCCTGGCTGGACAACTATGAGCCACGCCTGCGTGAAGCCATCAAGGACAGCAAGTTCGAGGTTGAGCGTCGTGAAGATGTGCTGATAGTCACCGTGCCGGTGGATTCATCCTACAACCCTGACCGCCCAGCCATGCTCCTGCCGGTGACGCTGGGCCCGATCACCCGGGTGGCCAAGGCCATCGAGACCGACAAGCAGACCGCCGTGCTGGTCCTGGGTCATGCCGATACCAGCGGCGCTGCCGCCCTCAATCAGAAACTCAGCCAGGAACGTGCGCAGTCGATTGCCGCGATCTTCCGCCTCAGCGGCCTGGAGCGTGATCGTCTGAATTTGCGGGGCATGGGCTCGGAAATGCCGCGTGCGGCCAATGACAGTGTTGAAGGTCGCGCCTTGAACCGTCGCGTAGAGATGGTACTGACGCCGCAAAACACCATGATTGCCTTGCTCGCCAAGTACAAGCAGCCAACTCCAAGCCCGGCAGCACTGGTCGCCGTGCAAGATGCCAAGGCGCCGGTCAAGGCGGCAGTGAAACCTGCAGCCAAGGCGCCAGCGAAAGCGGCGAGCACCGCCAAAAAAGCCGCCACAACCAAGACTGCGGCAGCCAAGAAGAAAGCCCCAGCCGCCAAGCCTGCAGCTAAAAAGCCTGCGCCGACGGCGAAGAAAGTGGCCGCCAACACCAGCCCTGCGAAGACCAACTGA
- a CDS encoding LysR family transcriptional regulator yields MSDLDDLAAFAVLMDAGSFTQAAQQLGWSKGQLSKRISALEASHSVKLLHRTTRRLSLTAAGAMLLPQAQALVRQMEGARQTLSMLRDELAGPVRITVPVSLGETFFEGLLLEFASAYPDLQVELELNNGYRDLLGDGFDLAIRTEVQDDARLVARPVLAMQELTCASPAYVQRYGQPDTPAQLSSHRCLLNSHYSGREEWLYHQHHELVRVQVGGSFASNHYSLLKKAALLGAGIARLPSYMVHGELAQGRLLWLLHDYQTRSVPLFLVHPYQGAMPKRVQVLADYLMRWFKNVGAGLPRDAK; encoded by the coding sequence ATGAGCGACCTGGACGACCTGGCGGCCTTTGCCGTTTTGATGGATGCCGGTAGCTTCACCCAGGCTGCCCAGCAACTGGGCTGGAGCAAGGGGCAGTTGTCCAAGCGCATCAGTGCGTTGGAGGCCAGTCACTCGGTCAAGTTGTTGCACCGCACAACGCGCCGCCTGAGCCTGACCGCCGCGGGGGCCATGCTGTTGCCCCAGGCCCAGGCGCTGGTACGTCAAATGGAGGGGGCCCGTCAGACCCTGTCCATGCTCAGGGACGAACTGGCAGGCCCGGTGCGCATCACCGTACCGGTGTCATTGGGAGAGACTTTTTTTGAAGGACTGTTACTGGAGTTCGCCTCGGCCTACCCCGACCTTCAAGTGGAGCTCGAATTGAACAATGGCTACCGTGACTTGCTAGGGGATGGCTTCGACCTGGCCATTCGCACCGAGGTCCAGGACGATGCGCGATTGGTGGCACGCCCGGTGCTGGCGATGCAGGAGCTGACCTGTGCCAGCCCGGCCTATGTTCAGCGGTATGGGCAGCCGGACACACCTGCGCAACTGAGCAGCCATCGTTGCTTGCTCAACAGTCACTACAGTGGTCGCGAGGAGTGGTTGTATCACCAGCACCATGAATTGGTGCGAGTACAGGTTGGCGGCAGTTTTGCCAGCAATCATTACAGCCTGCTGAAGAAAGCCGCGTTGCTGGGGGCGGGGATTGCCAGGTTGCCTTCCTACATGGTGCATGGGGAACTGGCGCAAGGGCGATTGCTGTGGCTATTGCATGACTATCAGACGCGCAGCGTTCCGCTGTTCCTCGTGCATCCCTATCAAGGGGCGATGCCCAAGCGGGTTCAGGTGCTTGCCGACTACCTGATGCGCTGGTTCAAAAACGTAGGAGCGGGCTTGCCCCGCGATGCGAAGTGA
- a CDS encoding COG3650 family protein: MRAAPSLLLVALLPLFAGCQMLADKPQAASSVGMTRMQGELSAQGGQLLFKPCTENRHFAVFDAGNTGILQEAADLADEPGTLFADINGTLSTSQKAGNDGQLNVQRLYRVEHSNSACSDPNFKRLTLRASGHEPDWNLKASGKGMVLDRPGQPSLAVPYLEEQLPDGRFSLSTEANGQRVELWVAPQRCVDIATGGVQHLMAELRVDGQTLRGCAYYGGARND, encoded by the coding sequence ATGCGTGCCGCCCCTTCGCTGTTGCTTGTCGCCTTGTTGCCGCTGTTTGCCGGCTGCCAGATGCTGGCCGATAAACCCCAGGCCGCCTCAAGCGTTGGCATGACCCGGATGCAGGGCGAGTTGAGCGCACAAGGTGGCCAGTTGCTGTTCAAGCCCTGCACGGAAAATCGCCATTTTGCCGTGTTCGATGCAGGCAACACCGGCATTCTGCAGGAAGCAGCGGACCTGGCCGATGAGCCGGGTACGCTGTTCGCCGATATCAACGGCACGCTGTCCACCAGCCAGAAAGCCGGCAACGACGGCCAGTTGAACGTGCAGCGGCTGTACCGGGTCGAGCACTCCAACAGTGCCTGCAGCGACCCCAACTTCAAGCGCCTGACCCTGCGCGCGAGCGGCCACGAACCGGACTGGAACCTTAAGGCCAGCGGCAAGGGCATGGTCCTGGACCGTCCCGGCCAGCCGTCCCTCGCAGTGCCCTACCTGGAAGAGCAGTTGCCCGACGGTCGCTTCAGCCTCAGCACCGAAGCCAACGGCCAGCGCGTGGAACTCTGGGTCGCCCCACAGCGCTGCGTCGATATCGCCACCGGCGGCGTGCAGCACTTGATGGCCGAGTTGCGTGTCGATGGCCAGACCCTGCGCGGTTGTGCTTATTACGGCGGCGCACGCAACGACTGA
- a CDS encoding PLP-dependent cysteine synthase family protein — MTDHRLWAREAIRIIEADFQRSADTHLIPLPLPGFPGVDLYFKDESSHPTGSLKHRLARSLFLYALCNGWLRPGAPVIEASSGSTAISEAYFARLLGVPFIAVVPASTSQEKIAQIAFYGGQSHLVDDPTQIYAESERLARESGGHFMDQFTYAERATDWRANNNIAESIYSQMRFERHPEPSWLISSPGTGGTTATLGRYVRYRQHTTRVLCADAERSVFFDSYKSGDRTLQLDCGSRIEGIGRPRVEASFLPHVIDAMVKVPDALSLAAMHYLAERLGRRVGGSSGTNLIGALIAARQMRTAGETGSIVAILCDGGDRYATSYYDQDWLTRQGYQLREGIEAVTACVERGEALPESILCAGI, encoded by the coding sequence ATGACTGATCACCGCCTCTGGGCACGCGAAGCCATCCGTATCATTGAGGCTGACTTTCAGCGCAGTGCCGATACCCACCTGATCCCGCTGCCTCTGCCCGGGTTTCCCGGCGTCGACTTGTATTTCAAGGACGAGTCCAGTCACCCCACGGGTAGCCTCAAGCATCGTCTGGCGCGTTCGTTGTTTCTCTACGCCTTGTGCAATGGTTGGTTGCGCCCCGGTGCGCCCGTGATCGAAGCCTCCAGTGGATCGACGGCGATTTCCGAAGCCTACTTTGCGCGCTTGCTCGGTGTGCCCTTCATTGCCGTGGTGCCCGCCAGTACCTCTCAGGAAAAGATTGCCCAGATCGCCTTTTATGGCGGCCAGAGTCACCTGGTCGATGATCCGACGCAGATCTACGCCGAGTCCGAGCGCCTGGCGCGAGAAAGTGGCGGGCACTTCATGGACCAGTTCACCTACGCCGAGCGCGCTACCGACTGGCGTGCCAACAACAATATCGCCGAGTCGATCTACAGCCAGATGCGCTTCGAGCGCCATCCAGAGCCGAGCTGGCTGATTTCCAGCCCCGGTACGGGTGGCACCACGGCAACCCTGGGGCGCTATGTGCGTTATCGCCAGCACACCACCCGGGTACTGTGTGCCGATGCCGAGCGGTCGGTATTTTTCGACAGCTACAAGAGCGGTGATCGCACCTTGCAGCTTGATTGCGGCTCACGGATCGAAGGCATTGGCCGTCCACGGGTAGAGGCATCGTTCCTGCCCCATGTCATCGATGCGATGGTCAAGGTGCCGGATGCTCTGTCGCTGGCAGCCATGCACTACCTCGCTGAGCGCCTGGGGCGGCGAGTGGGAGGCTCGAGCGGTACCAACCTGATCGGTGCGTTGATCGCGGCACGGCAGATGCGTACGGCCGGGGAGACTGGCTCGATCGTGGCGATACTCTGTGATGGCGGTGATCGCTATGCGACCAGCTATTACGACCAGGACTGGCTGACGAGACAGGGGTATCAGTTGCGGGAGGGGATCGAGGCGGTGACGGCGTGCGTCGAGCGGGGCGAGGCGCTACCCGAGTCGATCTTGTGTGCGGGGATTTGA
- the livG gene encoding high-affinity branched-chain amino acid ABC transporter ATP-binding protein LivG gives MSREILQVSGLSMRFGGLLAVNGVALTVKEKEVVALIGPNGAGKTTVFNCLTGFYKPSAGTILLDGQPIQGLAGHEIARKGVVRTFQNVRLFKDMTALENLLIAQHRHLNTNFFAGLFKTPAFRRSEREAMDFAQFWLDKVNLTEFANRTAGTLAYGQQRRLEIARCMMTRPRILMLDEPAAGLNPKETEDLKALISLLREEHNVTVLLIEHDMKLVMSISDHIVVINQGTPLADGTPEQIRDNPEVIKAYLGEA, from the coding sequence ATGAGCCGCGAAATTCTGCAAGTCAGCGGCCTGAGCATGCGCTTCGGCGGCTTGTTGGCGGTCAACGGCGTGGCCCTGACCGTCAAGGAAAAGGAAGTGGTGGCCTTGATCGGCCCTAACGGGGCCGGCAAGACCACAGTGTTCAACTGCCTGACCGGCTTCTACAAGCCGAGTGCCGGCACCATCCTGCTGGATGGCCAACCGATCCAGGGCCTGGCTGGCCACGAGATTGCCCGCAAGGGTGTGGTACGGACCTTCCAGAACGTGCGCCTGTTCAAAGACATGACCGCACTGGAAAACCTGCTGATTGCCCAGCATCGTCACCTGAACACCAACTTCTTCGCCGGCCTGTTCAAGACGCCGGCGTTCCGTCGTAGCGAGCGCGAGGCCATGGACTTCGCGCAGTTCTGGCTGGACAAGGTCAACCTCACCGAGTTCGCCAACCGTACCGCCGGAACCCTGGCCTACGGTCAGCAACGACGCCTGGAAATCGCCCGCTGCATGATGACCCGCCCGCGGATCCTCATGCTCGACGAACCGGCCGCCGGCCTGAACCCGAAGGAGACCGAAGACCTCAAGGCCCTGATCAGCCTGCTGCGTGAGGAACACAACGTCACGGTGCTGCTGATCGAGCACGACATGAAGCTGGTCATGAGCATCTCCGACCACATCGTGGTCATCAACCAGGGCACGCCCCTGGCTGACGGAACCCCGGAACAGATCCGTGACAACCCTGAAGTGATCAAAGCCTACCTGGGGGAAGCGTAA
- a CDS encoding short chain dehydrogenase — protein sequence MKILLIGASGTIGSAVAKELEQRHEVIRIGRSSGDYQVDISDSASIRRLFEQTGRFDALVCAAGNVTFAPLAEMTEAQFALGLGDKLMGQVNLLLIGREFINDGGSFTFTTGVTSHDPIRTGASASLVNGAIDAFVKAAAIELPRGLRVNSISPNVLVEAMPAYAPYFRGFKPVPAAEVALAYAKSVEGLQTGQTYHVG from the coding sequence ATGAAAATCCTGTTGATCGGCGCCAGCGGCACTATTGGTTCAGCGGTAGCCAAGGAACTGGAACAACGCCATGAAGTGATTCGTATCGGTCGCAGCAGCGGTGACTACCAGGTGGATATCAGCGACAGCGCGTCGATTCGCCGCCTGTTCGAGCAGACCGGCCGCTTCGATGCCCTGGTCTGCGCCGCCGGCAACGTGACCTTCGCCCCACTGGCGGAAATGACCGAAGCACAGTTCGCCCTGGGCCTTGGCGACAAGCTCATGGGCCAGGTGAACCTGCTACTGATTGGCCGGGAATTCATCAACGACGGTGGCTCGTTCACCTTCACCACCGGCGTCACCAGCCATGACCCGATCCGTACCGGCGCCTCGGCGAGCCTGGTGAACGGCGCCATCGATGCCTTCGTCAAGGCGGCGGCCATCGAGTTGCCGCGCGGCTTGCGGGTCAACTCCATCAGCCCCAATGTGCTGGTCGAGGCGATGCCGGCCTACGCACCGTACTTTCGCGGATTCAAACCCGTCCCGGCCGCCGAGGTGGCACTGGCCTATGCCAAGAGCGTCGAAGGTCTGCAGACCGGCCAGACCTATCATGTGGGCTGA
- the nhaA gene encoding Na+/H+ antiporter NhaA: MLRSTFTRFFQLEAASGLLLIAAAALALIINNSPLSYLYNGLLDVPVVAQIGALKIAKPLLLWINDGLMALFFLLIGLEVKREVVEGHLSKPSQIVLPGAAAIGGMVVPALIYWFLNKDDPSATAGWAIPMATDIAFALGVLALLGKRVPVSLKLFLMTLAIIDDLGAIIVIALFYSSELSTLSLMLAGACLLALIAMNRLGVVKLGPYMVIGLILWVCVLKSGVHATLAGVTLALCIPLRTRNAEPSPLMTLEHALHPWVAYGILPLFAFANAGVSLAGVTLESFTHHVPMGIAVGLLLGKTIGVFGLTWMSVKLGIAALPANANWGQVLGVAILCGIGFTMSLFVGSLAFVPGSSEYAGMDRMGILTGSILAALIGYTITALASRKAVTA, encoded by the coding sequence TTGCTGCGTAGCACTTTCACACGTTTCTTTCAGTTGGAAGCTGCCAGCGGTCTATTACTGATTGCTGCAGCTGCCCTGGCCCTGATCATCAATAACTCGCCGTTGTCGTACTTGTACAACGGCCTGCTGGATGTCCCCGTGGTCGCCCAGATTGGCGCACTGAAAATCGCCAAGCCTTTGCTGCTGTGGATCAACGACGGCTTGATGGCGCTGTTCTTCCTGCTGATCGGCCTTGAGGTCAAGCGCGAGGTGGTCGAAGGCCACCTGTCCAAGCCTTCGCAAATCGTCCTGCCCGGGGCAGCCGCCATTGGCGGCATGGTCGTCCCGGCACTGATCTACTGGTTCCTGAACAAGGACGACCCGAGCGCTACCGCTGGCTGGGCCATTCCGATGGCCACCGACATCGCCTTTGCCCTGGGTGTACTGGCCCTGCTGGGCAAGCGGGTGCCGGTGTCGCTGAAGCTGTTCCTGATGACCCTGGCGATCATTGATGACCTGGGTGCAATCATCGTCATCGCCCTGTTCTACTCGAGTGAGTTGTCGACCTTGTCGTTGATGCTGGCGGGCGCTTGCCTGTTGGCCCTGATCGCCATGAACCGGCTGGGCGTGGTCAAGCTGGGGCCTTATATGGTGATTGGCCTGATCCTCTGGGTCTGCGTGCTCAAGAGTGGTGTGCATGCCACCCTCGCCGGCGTCACCCTGGCCCTGTGTATCCCATTGCGAACCCGCAATGCCGAGCCCTCTCCCCTGATGACGCTGGAGCACGCCCTGCACCCGTGGGTCGCTTACGGCATCCTGCCCTTGTTTGCCTTCGCCAACGCTGGTGTATCGCTGGCCGGTGTCACGCTTGAAAGCTTCACTCACCATGTGCCTATGGGCATCGCCGTGGGCTTGCTGCTGGGCAAGACCATCGGGGTATTCGGCCTGACCTGGATGTCGGTCAAGCTGGGCATCGCCGCCCTCCCCGCCAACGCCAACTGGGGCCAGGTGCTGGGCGTGGCGATCCTGTGTGGCATCGGCTTCACCATGAGCCTGTTCGTGGGCTCCCTGGCGTTCGTGCCCGGCAGCAGCGAGTACGCCGGTATGGACCGCATGGGCATTCTCACCGGCTCCATTCTTGCCGCCCTGATCGGCTACACCATCACCGCGCTGGCCAGCCGCAAAGCTGTCACCGCCTGA
- a CDS encoding glycine zipper 2TM domain-containing protein: MRKSVLLLASFTTMSMLLTGCASSLTGDSYSRDEARRVQTVRMGTIESLRPVKIEGTKTPIGGGAGAVVGGVAGSAIGGGRGSIVAAVIGAVAGGLAGSAAEEGLTRTQGVEITVREDDGSMRAYVQAVQENEIFRVGERVRIMTVDGTSRVSH, translated from the coding sequence ATGCGTAAATCTGTTTTGCTGTTGGCCAGCTTCACAACGATGTCGATGCTGCTCACTGGCTGCGCCTCGAGCCTGACCGGCGATAGCTACTCGCGCGACGAAGCCCGCCGTGTTCAGACCGTACGTATGGGTACCATTGAATCCCTGCGCCCCGTCAAGATCGAAGGCACCAAGACGCCAATCGGCGGCGGTGCCGGCGCCGTTGTCGGCGGTGTGGCCGGTAGCGCCATTGGTGGCGGGCGCGGCAGCATCGTCGCCGCTGTCATCGGTGCCGTGGCCGGTGGCTTGGCCGGTTCGGCCGCTGAAGAAGGCCTGACCCGCACCCAGGGCGTGGAAATCACCGTGCGTGAAGACGACGGCAGCATGCGTGCCTACGTCCAGGCCGTGCAGGAAAACGAGATCTTCCGCGTGGGTGAGCGGGTGCGCATCATGACCGTCGATGGCACCAGCCGGGTTTCGCACTGA
- a CDS encoding NAD(P)/FAD-dependent oxidoreductase, with product MLRITELKLPLDHPDEALREAIVQRLGISDEQLLDFTLFKRSYDARKKNSELLFIYTIDLNVSNEAELLRTFADDHNVNVAPDVSYKVVGQAPADLQERPIVVGFGPCGIFAGLLLAQMGFKPIILERGKEVRQRTKDTWGLWRKSVLNPESNVQFGEGGAGTFSDGKLYSQIKDPQHHGRKVLHEFVKAGAPDEILYVNKPHIGTFRLTGMVENMRHEIHALGGEVRFEQKVTDLLMDDGQLHGVVLESGEQLNSRHVIMALGHSARDTFRMLHARGVFMEAKPFSIGFRIEHPQSLIDQARLGKYAGHPKLGAADYKLVHHAKNGRSVYSFCMCPGGTVVAATSEPGRVVTNGMSQYSRNERNANSGIVVGITPEQDFPGGPLAGIELQEKLESHAYVLGGSNYQAPAQLVGDFVAGRPSTALGSVEPSYKPGVNLGDLAPSLPDFAIEAIREALPAFDRQIKGYNLHDAVLTGIETRTSSPLRITRDASMQSLNLKGLFPAGEGAGYAGGILSAGVDGIRIAEAVARSMLGLEQ from the coding sequence ATGTTACGAATCACCGAACTGAAGCTGCCGCTGGATCATCCTGATGAAGCCCTGCGCGAGGCAATCGTGCAACGCCTGGGGATCAGCGACGAGCAGTTGCTGGACTTCACCCTGTTCAAGCGCAGCTATGACGCGCGCAAGAAGAACAGCGAACTGCTGTTCATCTACACCATCGACCTGAACGTCAGCAACGAAGCCGAGCTGCTGCGCACGTTCGCCGACGACCACAACGTCAATGTCGCGCCGGACGTCAGCTACAAGGTGGTCGGCCAGGCACCTGCCGACCTGCAGGAGCGTCCGATCGTGGTTGGCTTCGGACCGTGCGGGATCTTCGCCGGCCTGCTGCTGGCACAGATGGGCTTCAAGCCGATCATCCTCGAACGCGGCAAGGAAGTGCGCCAACGTACCAAGGACACCTGGGGCCTGTGGCGCAAGAGCGTGCTCAACCCCGAGTCGAACGTGCAGTTCGGTGAAGGCGGCGCCGGTACCTTCTCCGATGGCAAGCTCTACAGCCAGATCAAAGACCCGCAGCACCATGGCCGCAAAGTGCTGCACGAGTTCGTCAAGGCCGGTGCGCCGGACGAGATTCTCTACGTCAACAAGCCACACATCGGCACCTTCCGCCTGACCGGCATGGTCGAGAACATGCGTCATGAGATTCATGCGCTGGGCGGTGAAGTGCGCTTCGAGCAGAAAGTCACCGACCTGCTGATGGACGACGGCCAGCTCCATGGCGTAGTGCTGGAAAGCGGCGAACAGCTGAACTCGCGCCACGTGATCATGGCCCTGGGCCACAGCGCCCGCGACACCTTCCGCATGCTGCACGCCCGCGGCGTGTTCATGGAAGCCAAGCCGTTCTCCATTGGTTTCCGCATCGAGCACCCACAGTCGCTGATCGACCAGGCGCGCCTGGGCAAGTACGCCGGGCACCCGAAACTGGGCGCGGCAGACTACAAACTGGTGCACCACGCCAAGAACGGACGCTCCGTCTACAGCTTCTGCATGTGCCCGGGCGGCACTGTGGTAGCGGCCACCAGCGAGCCAGGCCGGGTAGTCACCAACGGCATGAGCCAGTACTCGCGTAACGAGCGTAATGCCAACTCGGGCATCGTCGTCGGTATCACCCCCGAGCAAGACTTCCCGGGCGGTCCACTGGCCGGTATCGAACTGCAGGAAAAACTCGAATCCCACGCCTATGTGCTCGGTGGCAGCAACTACCAGGCACCGGCCCAATTGGTGGGCGACTTTGTCGCTGGCAGGCCGTCTACCGCCCTGGGCAGTGTCGAGCCGTCGTACAAACCGGGCGTCAACCTGGGCGACCTGGCCCCGAGCCTGCCGGACTTTGCCATCGAAGCCATACGTGAGGCGTTGCCGGCCTTCGATCGGCAGATCAAAGGTTACAACCTGCACGATGCGGTACTGACCGGCATCGAAACCCGCACCTCGTCACCGCTGCGCATCACCCGCGATGCGAGCATGCAGAGCCTGAACCTCAAGGGCCTGTTCCCGGCTGGTGAAGGTGCTGGTTACGCGGGCGGAATCCTGTCGGCGGGTGTCGACGGAATTCGCATTGCCGAGGCCGTAGCCCGCAGCATGCTGGGTCTGGAGCAGTAA
- a CDS encoding ABC transporter ATP-binding protein, with protein MLQFENVSTFYGKIQALHSVNVEIRQGEIVTLIGANGAGKSTLLMTLCGSPQAHSGSIKYLGEELVGQPSSHIMRKSIAVVPEGRRVFARLTVEENLAMGGFFTDKGDFQEQMDKVLHLFPRLKERFTQRGGTMSGGEQQMLAIGRALMSKPKLLLLDEPSLGLAPIIIQQIFDIIEQLRRDGVTVFLVEQNANQALKIADRAYVLENGRVVMQGTGEALLTDPKVRDAYLGG; from the coding sequence ATGCTGCAGTTTGAAAACGTTTCCACCTTCTACGGCAAGATCCAGGCGCTGCACAGCGTCAACGTCGAGATCCGCCAGGGTGAGATCGTCACCTTGATCGGTGCCAACGGCGCGGGCAAATCCACCTTGCTGATGACCCTCTGTGGCTCTCCCCAGGCCCACAGCGGCAGCATCAAGTACCTGGGTGAAGAGCTGGTCGGCCAACCGTCCTCGCACATCATGCGCAAGAGCATTGCCGTGGTACCCGAGGGGCGCCGGGTGTTCGCCCGCCTGACGGTGGAAGAGAACCTGGCCATGGGTGGCTTTTTTACCGACAAGGGCGACTTCCAGGAACAGATGGATAAGGTCCTGCACCTGTTCCCGCGCCTGAAGGAGCGCTTCACCCAGCGTGGCGGTACCATGTCCGGTGGCGAGCAGCAGATGCTGGCCATCGGCCGGGCGCTGATGAGCAAACCCAAGCTGCTGTTGCTTGACGAGCCGTCACTGGGCCTGGCGCCGATCATCATCCAGCAGATCTTCGACATCATCGAACAACTGCGTCGTGATGGTGTAACGGTCTTCCTGGTCGAGCAGAACGCCAACCAGGCCTTGAAGATCGCCGACCGTGCCTATGTACTGGAAAACGGCCGGGTGGTGATGCAGGGCACGGGTGAAGCCCTGCTGACCGATCCAAAGGTACGCGACGCTTACCTGGGAGGTTGA
- the pdxH gene encoding pyridoxamine 5'-phosphate oxidase — MTQTLADMRRDYTRDGLAEAQAPDEPFALFRHWFDDAVKTEQPPVEANAMTVATVDADGRPHCRILLLKGLDDKGFTFFTNYESAKGQQLQANPNAAMTFFWPALERQVRIEGKVVKVSAKESDDYYQVRPLGSRLGAWASPQSRVIAGREELEALVTATEQRFSDTQPHCPEHWGGYRLLPERVEFWQGRASRLHDRLNYRLQDGAWVRERLAP; from the coding sequence ATGACCCAGACCCTGGCCGATATGCGCCGCGACTACACCCGTGATGGCCTGGCTGAAGCCCAGGCCCCGGACGAACCCTTCGCGTTGTTTCGCCACTGGTTCGACGACGCGGTGAAAACCGAGCAGCCGCCGGTAGAAGCCAACGCCATGACTGTGGCGACCGTGGACGCTGACGGTCGCCCGCACTGCCGGATCCTCTTGCTCAAAGGCCTGGATGACAAAGGCTTCACCTTTTTCACCAATTACGAGAGCGCCAAGGGGCAGCAGCTGCAAGCCAATCCCAATGCCGCCATGACTTTCTTCTGGCCGGCCCTTGAGCGGCAGGTGCGCATCGAAGGCAAGGTAGTCAAGGTCAGCGCCAAGGAGTCGGATGACTATTACCAGGTGCGTCCGTTGGGCAGCCGCCTGGGGGCCTGGGCATCACCGCAGAGCCGGGTGATTGCGGGTCGCGAGGAGCTTGAGGCGCTGGTCACGGCCACCGAGCAGCGCTTCAGTGATACGCAGCCGCATTGCCCTGAGCACTGGGGCGGCTATCGCTTGCTGCCCGAGCGCGTCGAGTTCTGGCAGGGGCGCGCCAGCCGCCTGCACGACCGCCTCAATTACCGCTTGCAGGACGGCGCCTGGGTGCGCGAGCGCCTGGCGCCTTAA